A single region of the Gilliamella apis genome encodes:
- the cgtA gene encoding Obg family GTPase CgtA has product MKFVDEASIRVEAGDGGNGCVGFRREKYIPKGGPDGGDGGDGGDVFFIADENLNTLVDFQFEKNYRAERGQNGQGSDCTGKRGKDITVKVPVGTRITDKYTGEIIGDLTHHQQKVLVAKGGFHGLGNARFKSSVNRAPRQKTDGTPGEKRDVLLELLLLADVGMLGLPNAGKSTFIRSVSAAKPKVADYPFTTLVPSLGVVRMDNEQSFVVADIPGLIEGASDGAGLGIRFLKHLERCRVLVHLIDIAPIDGSDPIENAKVIIQELHQYSDKLANKPRWLVFNKMDVLGPDESEKRAAEIAKALNWDEKYYLISAVNHEGVKALCWDLMDYITAHPREAEQEETSPEKVEFMWDDYHQQAMDDAFDDDDDFDDWDESDEEGVEFIYQK; this is encoded by the coding sequence ATGAAATTTGTAGATGAAGCTTCAATTCGTGTCGAAGCCGGAGATGGCGGAAATGGTTGTGTTGGTTTCCGCCGAGAAAAATATATACCTAAAGGTGGCCCTGATGGTGGCGATGGTGGAGACGGTGGTGATGTATTTTTTATTGCTGATGAAAACTTAAATACATTGGTTGATTTTCAATTTGAAAAAAACTACCGAGCAGAACGTGGTCAAAATGGACAAGGTTCTGATTGTACGGGGAAACGAGGTAAAGATATTACCGTTAAAGTGCCAGTAGGAACTCGTATAACTGATAAATATACTGGTGAAATTATTGGTGATTTAACACATCATCAACAAAAAGTTCTGGTTGCTAAAGGTGGTTTTCATGGACTTGGTAATGCCCGTTTTAAATCATCAGTGAATCGTGCTCCACGACAAAAAACCGATGGTACGCCTGGTGAAAAACGCGATGTGTTATTGGAATTATTATTGCTAGCTGATGTGGGTATGTTGGGTTTACCTAATGCTGGTAAATCAACATTTATTCGCAGTGTTTCAGCTGCTAAACCTAAAGTCGCTGATTATCCATTTACAACATTAGTACCTAGCTTGGGTGTTGTGCGAATGGATAATGAACAAAGTTTTGTTGTTGCAGATATCCCTGGATTGATTGAAGGGGCATCTGATGGTGCAGGGCTTGGTATTCGCTTTCTAAAACATCTTGAACGTTGTCGCGTATTAGTGCATTTAATTGATATAGCGCCAATAGATGGTTCAGATCCAATTGAAAATGCGAAAGTTATTATTCAAGAATTGCATCAGTATAGTGATAAATTAGCAAATAAACCGCGTTGGTTAGTTTTTAATAAGATGGATGTATTAGGTCCTGATGAAAGTGAAAAACGTGCAGCTGAAATTGCGAAAGCCTTAAATTGGGATGAGAAATATTATCTTATTTCAGCGGTGAATCACGAAGGCGTAAAAGCATTATGTTGGGATTTAATGGATTATATTACGGCTCATCCTCGAGAGGCAGAACAAGAGGAAACATCGCCTGAAAAAGTCGAATTTATGTGGGATGATTATCATCAACAAGCAATGGATGATGCATTTGATGACGACGATGATTTTGATGATTGGGATGAGAGTGATGAAGAGGGTGTGGAGTTTATCTATCAAAAATAA
- a CDS encoding DMT family transporter, which produces MIKQQNVKLGFALAMLTAVMWGLVPIAMKYALVVIDPLTLAWSRLSISAIGITLWLAYKKQFPNLAMFKKRRRFILLMIAGFGLLGNFALFATAVQYLSATTAQVVGQTGIIIFMISSAIIFKERLRPTQIIGITILLIGLGLFFNENLADLFANMSSYGIGVWLALLASISWACYALAQKVLLKKLRAEQLLWLIYLICSIFLWPLASPTKIASADFSQLFAIIFCGLNTIIAYGALVMAMERWQAAQVSAITTLTPLFALIFSDLFALLWPEKFAMQYLNILGYIGAVSVVAGAMFATVGHYLWQPRKGWLINRKKEDK; this is translated from the coding sequence ATGATAAAACAGCAAAATGTTAAATTAGGTTTTGCATTAGCCATGTTAACAGCCGTTATGTGGGGACTAGTGCCAATTGCTATGAAATATGCATTAGTTGTTATTGATCCATTAACATTAGCTTGGTCACGATTAAGTATCTCAGCTATCGGTATTACACTATGGCTGGCTTATAAAAAACAGTTTCCTAATTTAGCTATGTTCAAAAAACGTCGCCGTTTTATCTTATTGATGATTGCTGGGTTTGGTCTACTGGGTAATTTTGCACTTTTTGCTACAGCTGTTCAGTATTTATCTGCAACTACTGCTCAAGTTGTTGGACAAACCGGAATTATAATATTTATGATTTCTAGTGCAATTATTTTCAAAGAAAGATTAAGACCAACGCAAATTATTGGTATTACCATATTATTAATTGGATTAGGATTGTTTTTTAATGAAAATCTAGCCGATCTTTTTGCTAATATGTCTTCATATGGCATAGGTGTTTGGCTGGCTTTGCTGGCTTCAATCTCATGGGCATGTTATGCGTTAGCGCAAAAAGTATTATTAAAAAAATTACGAGCAGAACAGCTACTTTGGTTGATTTATCTTATTTGTAGTATTTTTTTATGGCCTTTAGCATCACCAACGAAAATAGCCAGTGCTGATTTTAGCCAACTGTTTGCCATTATTTTTTGCGGACTTAATACTATTATTGCTTATGGTGCTTTGGTTATGGCAATGGAACGTTGGCAAGCGGCACAAGTAAGTGCAATAACCACATTAACACCACTTTTTGCACTGATTTTTTCAGATTTATTTGCTTTACTATGGCCAGAAAAGTTTGCAATGCAATATTTAAATATTTTAGGTTATATTGGCGCAGTATCAGTGGTCGCTGGTGCAATGTTTGCAACGGTTGGACACTACTTGTGGCAACCACGAAAGGGCTGGCTAATTAACCGAAAGAAAGAGGACAAATAA
- the rpmA gene encoding 50S ribosomal protein L27 encodes MAHKKAGGSSRNGRDSQSKRLGVKRYGSQEVLAGNILVRQRGTQFHPGTNVGCGRDHTLFALVDGQVKFEVKGPKNRRYVSVVANS; translated from the coding sequence ATGGCACATAAGAAGGCTGGTGGTTCATCACGTAATGGTCGTGATTCCCAGAGTAAACGTTTAGGTGTTAAACGTTATGGTTCTCAAGAAGTTCTTGCGGGTAACATTTTAGTTCGTCAACGTGGAACTCAATTCCACCCAGGTACTAACGTAGGTTGTGGTCGTGATCATACCCTATTCGCTTTAGTTGATGGACAAGTTAAGTTCGAAGTTAAAGGACCTAAAAACCGCCGTTATGTTAGTGTAGTTGCTAACAGCTAA
- the rplU gene encoding 50S ribosomal protein L21, protein MYAVFQSGGKQHRVSEGQVVRLEKIEVETGSEVVFDKVLMVANGEDIKVGAPFVEGATIKAEIVEHGRGEKVKIVKFRRRKHYRKQQGHRQWFTDVKITAIA, encoded by the coding sequence ATGTACGCAGTTTTCCAAAGTGGTGGTAAACAACACCGAGTTAGCGAAGGACAAGTCGTTCGCTTGGAAAAAATTGAAGTCGAAACAGGTTCAGAAGTTGTTTTCGATAAAGTTTTAATGGTAGCAAATGGTGAAGACATCAAAGTTGGTGCTCCGTTTGTTGAAGGTGCAACAATTAAAGCAGAAATTGTTGAGCACGGTCGTGGCGAGAAAGTGAAAATTGTTAAATTCCGTCGTCGTAAACACTATCGTAAACAACAAGGTCACCGTCAGTGGTTCACTGATGTGAAGATCACTGCAATCGCTTAA
- the narX gene encoding nitrate/nitrite two-component system sensor histidine kinase NarX, translating into MLKRKFRYSASIINRLTLLMLFLGAMALLALFLSIQVANDTKGSAYMINQLGLIRMKSYQLLAMTPIEKKDIYRLNIFNDIPSSQQLKLFERYQLIDDFNQLQSQWFKHIVPKLQQANNINEIKNEIDNFVAHTDKLVHQIDQKTENQIHYLSQLQLVFIILIALFLLAQIYYLRRYLLAPWRKLIHMAESISQQNFSQRFNSKTTKSEFDLLGQAFDKMAEQIEQQYLLLEERVTEKTAELQQINKIVSFQYQAIKQLHTSDPLCERFLIILRGLEELVPLTQFQIRFYESDNIEHFQQFSYDNQQKLPYCQNSECNACLIPSKSYQENGFQRYWYLQEKGEKFGILFAIQPSKVQLGTEQENLITALVEQMTTALMLDRQIEQQKQYLLMKERSAMARELHDSIAQSLSCLKIHLSCLQMQSDLTSQTSIDLLTTMRKEVNITYSQLRELITSFRLRLNQTGFYASFMELIDEFNQKLKFTIQIEYQLPLNIINSKYAFHLLQCVRESLNNIYKHANATQVKISLTIDENQIITVSIKDNGIGLQNNTHQDNHYGLIIMRDRVGVLNGNLIINSKPNMGTEIVVTFKATNTIPCKMIKE; encoded by the coding sequence ATGCTAAAAAGAAAATTTCGCTACAGTGCTTCTATTATTAATCGTTTAACACTTTTAATGCTCTTTTTAGGCGCTATGGCATTATTGGCGCTATTTTTGTCAATACAAGTCGCTAATGATACTAAAGGTAGCGCTTATATGATTAATCAATTAGGGTTAATCAGAATGAAGAGCTATCAACTTTTAGCAATGACACCTATAGAAAAAAAGGATATTTATCGACTTAACATTTTTAATGATATCCCATCATCACAACAATTAAAATTATTTGAACGTTATCAGTTAATTGATGATTTTAATCAATTACAGTCGCAGTGGTTCAAGCATATTGTTCCGAAACTTCAACAAGCAAACAATATAAATGAGATAAAAAATGAAATTGATAATTTTGTTGCTCACACCGATAAACTGGTTCATCAAATTGATCAAAAGACAGAAAATCAAATCCATTATCTTTCACAATTACAACTCGTTTTTATCATTCTAATTGCACTATTTCTTCTGGCACAAATTTACTATTTACGTCGTTATCTTCTTGCGCCATGGCGTAAATTAATTCATATGGCAGAATCGATTTCGCAACAGAATTTTAGTCAACGCTTTAATAGTAAAACAACCAAAAGTGAGTTTGATTTACTGGGGCAAGCCTTTGATAAAATGGCGGAACAAATTGAACAACAGTATCTATTGTTAGAAGAGCGCGTCACAGAAAAAACAGCTGAATTACAACAAATCAATAAAATTGTGTCATTTCAATATCAAGCCATCAAGCAACTCCATACCTCAGACCCCTTATGTGAGCGTTTTTTAATTATACTTCGTGGACTAGAAGAATTAGTACCATTAACACAGTTTCAAATCCGATTTTATGAATCAGATAACATAGAACATTTTCAACAATTCAGCTATGACAACCAACAAAAACTCCCTTATTGCCAAAATTCAGAATGTAATGCTTGTCTTATTCCATCAAAATCTTATCAAGAAAATGGTTTTCAGCGCTATTGGTATCTGCAAGAAAAAGGAGAAAAATTTGGCATTTTATTTGCAATACAGCCATCAAAAGTACAACTAGGAACAGAACAAGAAAATTTAATTACTGCTTTAGTTGAACAAATGACTACAGCACTAATGCTTGATAGGCAAATAGAACAACAAAAACAATATCTATTAATGAAAGAACGTTCAGCAATGGCTAGGGAACTACATGACTCGATAGCGCAATCACTTTCTTGTTTAAAAATACATCTTAGTTGCTTACAGATGCAATCGGATTTAACTTCCCAAACTAGTATCGATTTGCTGACGACTATGCGTAAAGAGGTTAATATAACCTACTCTCAATTAAGAGAGTTAATTACCTCGTTTCGCTTACGTCTTAACCAAACCGGTTTTTATGCCAGTTTCATGGAGTTAATTGATGAGTTTAATCAAAAATTGAAATTTACAATTCAGATTGAATATCAATTACCTCTCAATATCATCAATAGCAAATATGCCTTTCATTTACTGCAATGTGTCCGGGAATCTTTAAATAATATCTATAAACACGCCAATGCCACCCAAGTCAAAATAAGCTTAACGATTGATGAGAATCAAATTATTACCGTTAGCATAAAAGATAATGGTATTGGTTTACAAAATAATACACATCAAGATAATCACTATGGTTTAATTATTATGCGTGATAGAGTTGGCGTATTAAACGGCAATCTAATCATTAATAGTAAGCCTAATATGGGAACAGAAATTGTGGTAACATTTAAAGCAACAAACACAATTCCTTGCAAGATGATAAAAGAGTAA
- the narL gene encoding two-component system response regulator NarL, protein MDQVKSSILLIDDHPMLRNGVKQLINTINNFEIIGETGSGIEGVKLAETLDPDIILLDINMNDVSGLEILRYLREKNISSRIIMFTVSDAKEDIITSLKTGADGYLLKDMEPEDFLKALKDISEGKVIMDEAISHIILNYMRDDKNQTTNQSHDINLLTPREHETFNLLVQGLSNKLIAKELDIVESTVKVHIKSIFKKLNFKSRMEMTVWYLQSKE, encoded by the coding sequence ATGGATCAAGTTAAAAGTTCAATATTACTTATTGATGATCATCCCATGTTAAGAAATGGGGTAAAGCAACTTATTAACACCATCAATAATTTTGAAATTATCGGTGAAACTGGTTCAGGGATAGAAGGAGTTAAGCTGGCTGAAACACTTGATCCTGATATTATTTTGTTAGATATCAATATGAATGATGTCAGTGGACTAGAAATTCTACGCTATTTACGCGAGAAAAACATTTCAAGCAGAATCATTATGTTTACTGTCTCAGACGCAAAAGAAGATATTATTACCTCGCTCAAAACTGGTGCTGATGGTTATTTGTTAAAAGATATGGAACCGGAAGATTTTCTTAAAGCCTTAAAGGATATTTCGGAAGGGAAAGTCATTATGGATGAAGCTATTTCACATATCATTCTTAATTATATGCGTGATGATAAAAACCAGACAACCAACCAATCCCATGATATCAATTTACTTACCCCAAGAGAACATGAAACATTTAACTTATTAGTGCAAGGATTATCGAATAAACTTATCGCAAAAGAGTTAGATATTGTTGAAAGTACGGTAAAAGTTCATATTAAAAGTATTTTTAAAAAACTCAACTTTAAGTCACGTATGGAAATGACTGTATGGTATTTGCAGAGTAAAGAATAA
- a CDS encoding DUF4272 domain-containing protein, whose translation MSLLVNAYSTLTNPTAINFSCKKLNQRGLNSLYFTDHLNGFIGYVMQAGDGEMNSRRYELYRHIQKTKHQFTFEIEENQFNELAHWAEQANVILFIPDGTIRNPKMDVLQDPDGKFDINVKMPYPSEALQRKAKTEQYLATLGLHPLVSLPPVVAESEVILRTPDEVKKRSLALMLTGIQAESFRENAPLDPEEFKARCPLGFAALSNTEYDFIHAPQPQEQDVMNMSWRYEALLPLQWALNWQSKLPFADTFCNVSSLVETGLENSNPELSTLTLRPTSELLDALDLNYRLHWLARDCRLNNKILPVEIMEGVIQERQHALNWLTNFENADWDDVDTPS comes from the coding sequence ATGTCTCTATTAGTCAATGCTTACTCTACACTCACAAATCCAACAGCAATTAATTTTAGTTGTAAAAAATTAAATCAACGTGGATTGAACTCACTCTATTTTACAGATCATCTTAATGGTTTTATTGGCTATGTTATGCAAGCAGGTGACGGTGAAATGAATTCCCGCCGTTATGAACTTTATCGACATATTCAAAAAACTAAACATCAGTTTACGTTTGAAATAGAAGAAAATCAATTTAATGAACTAGCGCATTGGGCTGAGCAGGCTAATGTTATTTTATTTATCCCCGATGGTACGATTCGCAATCCTAAGATGGATGTTTTACAAGATCCAGATGGTAAATTTGATATAAATGTTAAAATGCCTTATCCGTCAGAAGCATTACAACGCAAAGCAAAAACTGAGCAGTATTTAGCAACGTTAGGATTACATCCGCTTGTAAGCTTACCTCCTGTCGTTGCTGAATCTGAAGTAATACTTAGAACACCCGATGAAGTAAAAAAACGATCCTTAGCCCTGATGTTAACAGGAATTCAAGCCGAAAGCTTTCGAGAAAATGCCCCATTAGATCCTGAGGAATTCAAAGCGCGTTGTCCGTTAGGGTTTGCTGCTTTATCAAATACTGAATATGATTTTATTCACGCACCTCAACCGCAAGAACAAGATGTTATGAATATGAGTTGGCGCTATGAAGCCTTATTACCACTACAATGGGCACTAAATTGGCAATCAAAATTACCTTTTGCGGATACTTTTTGTAATGTATCTTCATTAGTCGAAACTGGTTTAGAAAATAGTAATCCCGAACTATCTACTTTAACCTTAAGACCAACAAGTGAACTGCTAGATGCATTAGATTTAAATTACCGATTACATTGGCTAGCAAGAGATTGTCGGCTTAATAATAAAATACTACCTGTAGAAATAATGGAAGGCGTTATTCAAGAAAGACAACATGCTTTAAATTGGCTAACAAACTTTGAAAATGCCGATTGGGATGATGTCGATACGCCTTCTTAA
- the cysG gene encoding siroheme synthase CysG produces the protein MDYLPLFCKLENRDCLLVGGGEIAERKARLLLEAGAKLTVNALEFNPQFICWQQQKQLVLIKSEFNEQLLDNKWLVIAATNCQKTNQQVSSAAENRRIFCNVVDSPKDASFIMPSIIDRSPIMVAISSEGHAPVLARLLREKFEAILPQHIGKLAIYGGYLRNKVKATYRSMTERRRFWEKLFSHDRLAQAIANNDSENVDTLTNELFDDSLDCRGEVVLVGAGPGDPGLLTLKGLQQIQQADIIVYDRLVSKEIMNLTRRDAQRIFVGKHPGFHCVPQEQINQILLEQAQKGLRVVRLKGGDPFIFGRGGEELETLFNANIPFSVVPGITAASGCSAYSGIPLTHRDYAHSVRLITGHLKDGSHLDWRSLAAEKQTLVFYMGLSQAENIKANLIKHGMDGQTPIAIVEEGTTTKQKVINGLLSELGQLALQARSPSLIIVGPVVALREKLNWFSQN, from the coding sequence ATGGATTATTTACCTTTATTTTGCAAATTAGAAAATCGTGATTGTTTATTAGTTGGTGGTGGCGAAATAGCTGAGCGTAAAGCTCGATTATTACTTGAAGCTGGTGCAAAATTAACTGTCAATGCACTTGAATTTAACCCACAATTTATCTGTTGGCAGCAACAAAAGCAGTTAGTTTTAATAAAAAGTGAGTTTAACGAGCAACTGCTAGATAATAAATGGTTAGTTATTGCTGCAACTAACTGTCAAAAAACCAATCAACAAGTTAGTAGCGCCGCAGAAAACCGTCGTATCTTTTGTAATGTGGTCGACTCTCCCAAAGATGCAAGTTTTATTATGCCTTCAATTATTGATCGTTCCCCTATTATGGTCGCCATCTCTTCAGAAGGGCATGCTCCTGTATTAGCTCGCTTGTTACGTGAAAAATTTGAAGCAATATTGCCACAACATATTGGTAAATTAGCCATATATGGCGGTTATTTACGCAATAAAGTAAAAGCGACTTACCGAAGTATGACTGAACGTCGACGATTTTGGGAGAAATTGTTTTCTCATGATAGATTAGCTCAAGCAATAGCGAATAATGATTCAGAAAATGTCGATACATTAACTAATGAATTATTTGATGATTCGTTGGATTGTCGTGGCGAAGTGGTCTTAGTTGGTGCTGGCCCTGGTGATCCAGGGTTGTTAACTTTAAAAGGTCTTCAACAAATTCAACAAGCGGATATTATTGTTTATGATAGATTAGTCTCAAAAGAAATAATGAATTTAACTCGACGAGACGCGCAACGAATTTTTGTTGGTAAACACCCCGGTTTTCATTGTGTTCCGCAAGAACAAATTAATCAAATATTATTGGAACAAGCACAAAAGGGCCTGAGAGTGGTACGACTTAAAGGTGGTGATCCTTTCATTTTTGGTCGAGGAGGAGAAGAGCTTGAAACATTATTCAATGCTAATATTCCTTTTTCGGTAGTACCTGGCATTACTGCGGCTTCTGGATGCTCGGCGTATAGTGGAATACCACTAACTCATCGTGATTACGCACATAGTGTACGTTTAATAACTGGTCATCTAAAAGATGGATCTCATCTTGATTGGCGAAGTTTAGCGGCTGAAAAGCAGACTTTGGTTTTTTATATGGGGCTATCGCAAGCAGAAAATATTAAAGCGAATTTAATTAAACACGGTATGGATGGTCAGACTCCTATTGCTATTGTTGAAGAGGGTACCACTACTAAGCAAAAAGTCATCAATGGTTTATTATCCGAACTTGGTCAGCTAGCTTTACAAGCTCGTAGCCCTAGTTTAATTATCGTTGGTCCGGTGGTGGCATTACGAGAAAAACTTAACTGGTTTTCACAGAATTAG
- the nirC gene encoding nitrite transporter NirC translates to MYTETINKCAANAARIVRLAKTNPIGFWLSSAMAGAYVGLGIILIFTLGNLLDPSVRPLVMGATFGIALTLVVIAGSELFTGHTMFLTFGVQAKKITHCQMWCVLPQTWLGNLLGSIFVAALFYWAASPLLATDTSLVHTAALAKTSAPATALFFRGILCNWLVCLAIWMANRVEGSAKFIAIWWCLLAFIACGYEHSVANMTLFSLSWFGNHSDSYTLAGIGHNLLWVSLGNLVSGALFMGLGYWFSTPKSDRP, encoded by the coding sequence ATGTATACAGAAACAATTAACAAATGTGCAGCTAATGCTGCGCGGATCGTTCGACTAGCTAAAACCAATCCAATTGGATTTTGGTTAAGTTCTGCTATGGCAGGTGCTTACGTTGGTTTAGGAATTATATTAATTTTCACACTAGGTAATTTGCTTGATCCATCCGTTAGGCCTTTAGTTATGGGGGCAACCTTTGGTATAGCATTAACTTTAGTGGTAATTGCCGGCTCAGAATTATTTACTGGCCATACCATGTTTTTAACTTTTGGCGTGCAGGCTAAAAAAATTACTCATTGTCAAATGTGGTGTGTATTGCCACAAACATGGTTAGGCAATTTGCTTGGATCAATTTTTGTGGCCGCTTTGTTTTATTGGGCTGCAAGTCCATTATTGGCAACAGATACTTCGCTTGTGCATACCGCTGCATTGGCAAAAACATCTGCGCCAGCAACAGCATTATTCTTTCGGGGAATTTTATGTAACTGGTTAGTTTGCTTAGCTATTTGGATGGCAAACCGAGTAGAGGGGTCAGCAAAATTTATTGCAATATGGTGGTGTTTATTAGCCTTTATTGCTTGTGGTTATGAACATAGTGTTGCCAATATGACGTTATTTTCACTTTCTTGGTTTGGTAATCATTCTGATTCTTACACATTAGCCGGCATTGGTCATAATTTGTTATGGGTTTCATTAGGAAATTTAGTATCCGGCGCACTATTTATGGGGTTAGGATATTGGTTTTCAACACCTAAATCAGATCGACCTTAA
- the nirD gene encoding nitrite reductase small subunit NirD: MSQWITICKLQDILPETGICALVGKEHVAVFRPYNTNELYAISNIDPFANASVLSRGIIAEHENELWVASPLKKQRFRLKDGYCLENKDYSVTHYEVKVDNDEFVQIKSN, from the coding sequence ATGAGCCAATGGATTACTATTTGTAAATTACAAGATATTTTACCTGAAACAGGAATATGTGCTCTAGTCGGCAAAGAACATGTTGCAGTTTTTCGTCCCTACAATACTAATGAGCTTTATGCGATTAGTAATATTGACCCTTTTGCGAATGCCAGCGTCCTTTCTCGTGGCATTATTGCTGAACATGAAAATGAGCTATGGGTCGCAAGTCCTCTTAAAAAACAGCGTTTTCGTTTAAAGGATGGTTATTGCCTTGAAAATAAAGATTATTCTGTTACTCATTATGAAGTCAAAGTAGATAATGATGAATTTGTGCAAATAAAATCTAATTAA
- a CDS encoding MarR family winged helix-turn-helix transcriptional regulator, with protein MNYNSRILPSRETLAKAQRFNDEIIEVSGVDLVLSLITTADLIRSNIYAQLAKDYDVSEGKFALLMSLYSEGETCASELALRVGVTPATVSVMVKRMLAAPDPLISMTKSGEDGRSRLITLTATGVNLIQKALPNHLKSIRAFAQVLNPQEQESLIAMLRKLLRK; from the coding sequence TTGAATTACAATTCAAGAATACTTCCTTCTCGCGAAACTTTAGCAAAAGCACAAAGATTTAATGATGAAATTATTGAGGTTTCAGGCGTTGATCTTGTCTTAAGTTTAATCACCACCGCCGATTTAATTCGATCAAATATTTATGCACAACTAGCCAAAGATTATGATGTATCTGAAGGAAAATTTGCCTTGCTAATGTCATTGTATAGTGAAGGAGAAACTTGCGCTAGCGAGTTAGCATTAAGAGTTGGCGTAACACCAGCAACCGTTTCGGTAATGGTGAAACGAATGTTAGCAGCACCCGATCCTTTAATATCAATGACAAAAAGTGGAGAAGATGGCCGTTCTCGACTAATCACCCTTACTGCAACTGGGGTAAATCTTATCCAAAAAGCATTACCTAATCACTTAAAATCGATTCGTGCTTTTGCTCAAGTCTTAAATCCACAAGAGCAGGAATCTTTAATTGCAATGTTACGCAAGTTATTACGTAAATAA
- a CDS encoding HlyD family secretion protein: MKNKLNLDLPKNIKIPAIFLLLLLFGSTLICLGSRNDAVTVAKSIKSGVLTADEINVAFQNVGGKVIKRFVQESQFVKKGDPLMQLEDIDTKLSVDRLQALVDSQTAAVNQEQAAIEITENEINLNELSTWRKIEEVKANLEAAKSARDLANTEFQRHTQLRKTGGTSQSQLDAARNVYISTKMQVVQIESQLSTLMIGATQDQINQFEQTRNATGMTLQSITIDRQKLQNRQNQLAQIKAQLVQAQADLKQLQVNYDRLTLVAPEDGKVLKLMFEDGEMAPTGAPAVLLETDRKYVDIYVNEKMVNDYQPGTKVKANVIALDKTVKGTVRFATAAPSFADLRMTRERGQADLTSYQVRIYMESIPQLLTGMTIEVDQ; encoded by the coding sequence ATGAAAAATAAATTAAACTTAGATTTACCAAAAAACATTAAAATTCCTGCTATATTTTTATTGCTACTTCTATTTGGATCTACATTAATTTGTCTTGGTTCAAGAAATGATGCAGTAACTGTTGCTAAAAGTATCAAATCAGGGGTATTAACCGCTGATGAAATCAATGTTGCCTTTCAAAATGTAGGTGGAAAAGTGATTAAACGATTTGTCCAAGAATCACAATTCGTTAAAAAAGGCGACCCATTAATGCAACTTGAAGATATTGATACCAAGCTATCAGTTGATCGCTTGCAAGCACTAGTTGATAGTCAAACTGCTGCTGTTAATCAAGAACAAGCAGCAATCGAAATCACTGAAAATGAAATCAATCTTAATGAGTTATCAACATGGCGAAAAATTGAGGAAGTTAAAGCTAATCTTGAAGCGGCAAAGTCTGCTCGTGATCTAGCTAATACTGAGTTTCAACGCCATACTCAATTAAGAAAAACGGGCGGTACTTCTCAATCACAACTTGACGCTGCACGAAATGTCTACATTAGTACCAAAATGCAAGTGGTACAGATTGAAAGCCAATTATCAACCTTAATGATTGGAGCAACTCAAGACCAAATTAACCAGTTTGAACAAACTAGAAATGCTACGGGTATGACATTGCAATCGATCACTATTGATCGACAAAAACTGCAAAATCGTCAAAATCAGCTTGCTCAGATTAAAGCGCAATTAGTACAAGCTCAAGCTGATTTAAAACAATTACAAGTCAATTACGATCGACTAACATTAGTTGCGCCAGAAGATGGCAAAGTACTAAAACTGATGTTTGAAGATGGTGAGATGGCACCTACTGGAGCTCCAGCTGTATTATTAGAAACTGATCGCAAATATGTCGATATTTATGTTAATGAAAAAATGGTCAATGATTATCAACCAGGCACAAAGGTAAAGGCGAATGTTATTGCATTAGATAAAACCGTAAAAGGCACCGTTCGATTTGCAACTGCTGCGCCATCATTTGCTGACTTACGCATGACTCGAGAACGTGGACAGGCCGATTTAACATCTTACCAAGTCAGAATTTATATGGAATCTATTCCACAACTATTAACCGGTATGACAATTGAGGTTGATCAATGA